Proteins found in one Paraburkholderia flava genomic segment:
- the thiS gene encoding sulfur carrier protein ThiS, with product MNIHINQKPLTLPDDATVADALAAWGAQPPFAVALNGDFVARTQHAARALQPGDRLDVVQPVAGG from the coding sequence ATGAACATTCACATCAACCAGAAGCCGCTGACCTTGCCCGACGACGCGACCGTCGCCGATGCGCTCGCCGCGTGGGGCGCGCAGCCGCCGTTCGCGGTCGCGCTGAACGGCGACTTCGTCGCGCGCACGCAGCATGCGGCGCGCGCGCTGCAGCCGGGCGACCGGCTCGACGTCGTGCAACCCGTCGCGGGCGGCTAA
- a CDS encoding thiazole synthase, with the protein MTSLASIPASPAPVDALRLYGETFASRVLLGTSRYPSLQSLSDSIDAARPGMVTVALRRQMNEGGAEAGFFDLLKRHGVPLLPNTAGCLTVGEAVTTAQMAREIFETDWIKLELIGDDYTLQPDPIGLIEAATLLVKDGFKVLPYCTEDLVIGRRLLDAGCEALMPWGAPIGTGKGVVNPYGLRVLRERLPDVPLIVDAGLGVPSHACQVMEWGFDGVLLNTAVSQATHPAAMASAFALATEAGRAAWVAGPMAERETAHASTPVVGMPFWHQDGSAA; encoded by the coding sequence ATGACTTCCCTCGCTTCCATTCCTGCTTCCCCGGCGCCCGTCGACGCGCTTCGTCTGTACGGCGAGACGTTCGCGAGTCGCGTGCTGCTCGGCACGTCGCGCTACCCGTCGCTGCAGTCGCTGTCCGATTCGATCGACGCCGCGCGGCCCGGCATGGTGACCGTCGCGCTGCGCCGGCAGATGAACGAGGGCGGCGCCGAAGCCGGCTTCTTCGATCTGCTGAAACGCCACGGCGTGCCGCTACTGCCGAACACGGCCGGCTGCCTGACGGTCGGCGAAGCGGTGACGACCGCGCAGATGGCGCGCGAAATTTTCGAAACGGACTGGATCAAGCTCGAACTGATCGGCGACGACTACACGCTGCAGCCCGACCCGATCGGCTTGATCGAAGCGGCAACGCTGCTCGTGAAAGACGGCTTCAAGGTGCTGCCGTATTGCACCGAGGATCTCGTGATCGGTCGTCGTCTGCTCGACGCGGGTTGCGAGGCGCTGATGCCGTGGGGCGCGCCGATCGGCACCGGCAAGGGCGTCGTGAATCCGTACGGATTGCGCGTGCTGCGCGAGCGTCTGCCGGACGTGCCGCTGATCGTCGATGCGGGGCTGGGTGTGCCGTCGCACGCGTGTCAGGTGATGGAGTGGGGCTTCGACGGCGTGCTGCTGAACACGGCGGTGTCGCAGGCCACACATCCTGCGGCGATGGCCAGCGCGTTCGCGCTCGCGACCGAAGCCGGACGTGCCGCGTGGGTCGCGGGTCCGATGGCCGAGCGCGAAACGGCGCATGCGAGCACGCCGGTAGTCGGCATGCCGTTCTGGCATCAAGACGGGAGCGCCGCATGA
- the thiE gene encoding thiamine phosphate synthase, whose protein sequence is MTQTLPLSGRDLFWPPADELTEAAERIRARLGDWPPTHAPWRICLTPPDDANGGDLIVISDEQHHGDHVARWLVHGAGVIEAAAGTATLHLGGERYQLEGTLPEDWIPALAAFLDCGFVPHDALVLALAWRDGDERKTADAWPTDLARFPRVVGLPAAPEQPFARCPDRLGLYPVLPDAGWVERVLSFGVKTVQLRRKTTRAGELTPELADDIARCVAAGRRHDAQVFINDHWRGALDAGAYGVHLGQEDLHTADLHALAAAGIRLGLSTHGYYEILVALHFRPSYIALGAVFPTTTKTMPTAPQGLARLARYVKLLDGVVPLVAIGGIDGGVLPDVLATGVGCAAVVRAVTEATDPAAAVSALQQAFTQ, encoded by the coding sequence ATGACGCAGACTCTGCCGCTGTCCGGCCGCGACCTGTTCTGGCCGCCCGCCGACGAACTCACCGAAGCCGCCGAGCGCATCCGCGCGCGACTCGGCGACTGGCCGCCGACGCACGCGCCGTGGCGCATCTGCCTGACCCCGCCGGACGATGCGAACGGCGGCGACCTGATCGTCATCTCGGATGAGCAGCACCACGGCGACCACGTCGCGCGCTGGCTCGTGCATGGCGCGGGCGTGATCGAAGCGGCGGCCGGCACCGCGACGCTGCATCTCGGCGGCGAGCGCTATCAGCTTGAAGGCACGCTGCCGGAAGACTGGATCCCCGCGCTGGCCGCGTTCCTCGACTGCGGGTTCGTGCCGCACGATGCGCTGGTGCTGGCGCTTGCCTGGCGCGACGGCGACGAGCGCAAGACTGCCGATGCCTGGCCGACCGATCTCGCGCGCTTTCCGCGCGTGGTCGGGCTGCCGGCAGCGCCCGAGCAGCCGTTCGCGCGCTGCCCGGACCGGCTGGGTCTCTATCCGGTGCTGCCGGACGCGGGCTGGGTCGAGCGCGTGCTGTCGTTCGGCGTGAAGACGGTGCAGCTGCGTCGCAAGACGACGCGTGCAGGCGAACTCACCCCCGAACTCGCGGACGACATCGCCCGCTGCGTCGCGGCCGGCCGCCGTCACGACGCGCAGGTGTTCATCAACGATCACTGGCGCGGCGCGCTCGACGCAGGCGCCTACGGCGTCCATCTCGGCCAGGAAGATCTGCATACGGCCGATCTGCATGCGCTGGCCGCAGCCGGCATCCGCCTCGGCCTGTCGACGCACGGCTACTACGAAATTCTCGTCGCGCTGCATTTCCGGCCCAGCTACATTGCACTCGGCGCGGTCTTCCCGACCACGACGAAAACGATGCCCACTGCGCCGCAAGGGCTCGCCCGGCTCGCCCGCTACGTGAAGCTGCTGGACGGCGTCGTGCCGCTCGTTGCGATCGGTGGAATCGACGGCGGCGTGCTGCCGGACGTGCTCGCGACAGGCGTCGGATGCGCGGCCGTGGTCCGCGCGGTCACCGAGGCCACCGACCCGGCTGCTGCTGTTTCCGCACTGCAGCAGGCGTTTACGCAATAA
- a CDS encoding ABC transporter ATP-binding protein, with protein sequence MPSTSEPLLELRDVDFGYGDRLVLSNLNLRFPRGQVVAVMGGSGCGKTTVLRLIGGLVKAKRGQVLFHGEDIGRQTRDGLYALRRKMGMLFQFGALFTDMSVFENVAFALREHTDLPEELLRDLVLMKLNAVGLRGARDLAPSEISGGMARRVALARAIALDPELMMYDEPFAGLDPISLGITANLIRALNQALGATSILVTHDVPESFAIADYVYFLANGGVHAEGTPAELRASTDETVRQFIDGAPDGPFKFHYPGSASLAADFGIGGGSA encoded by the coding sequence GTGCCTTCCACTTCTGAGCCCCTTCTCGAGCTGCGCGACGTCGACTTCGGTTATGGCGACCGCCTCGTCCTGTCGAACCTGAACCTGCGCTTCCCGCGCGGTCAGGTGGTGGCGGTCATGGGCGGCTCCGGATGCGGCAAGACGACCGTGCTGCGGCTGATCGGCGGCCTCGTCAAGGCGAAGCGCGGCCAGGTGCTGTTCCACGGCGAGGACATCGGCAGGCAGACGCGCGACGGCCTCTACGCGCTGCGCCGCAAGATGGGCATGCTGTTCCAGTTCGGCGCGCTGTTCACCGACATGTCGGTATTCGAGAACGTCGCGTTCGCATTGCGCGAACACACCGACCTCCCCGAAGAACTGCTCCGCGATCTCGTGCTGATGAAGCTCAACGCGGTCGGTCTGCGTGGCGCGCGCGATCTTGCGCCGTCCGAAATTTCCGGCGGCATGGCGCGGCGCGTGGCGCTTGCCCGTGCAATCGCGCTCGATCCCGAACTCATGATGTACGACGAACCGTTCGCCGGCCTCGATCCGATTTCGCTCGGCATCACGGCGAACCTGATCCGCGCGCTGAACCAGGCGCTCGGCGCGACATCGATCCTCGTTACGCACGACGTGCCCGAATCGTTCGCGATCGCCGACTACGTGTACTTCCTCGCGAACGGCGGCGTGCACGCGGAAGGCACGCCGGCTGAACTGCGCGCGTCGACGGACGAAACCGTGCGCCAGTTCATCGACGGCGCGCCGGACGGTCCGTTCAAATTCCACTACCCGGGCAGCGCATCGCTGGCCGCGGATTTCGGCATCGGCGGAGGCTCGGCATGA
- the mlaE gene encoding lipid asymmetry maintenance ABC transporter permease subunit MlaE produces the protein MISAIGRSVIGGLSGAGYAARMFARLVLEFFPLLRRPRLVTKQIHFVGNYSLVIIAVSGLFVGFVLGLQGYYTLNRYGSEQALGLLVALSLVRELGPVVTALLFAGRAGTSLTAEIGLMKAGEQLTAMEMMAVDPLKVVVAPRLWAGIIAMPVLAAIFSAVGVIGGYVVGVLMIGVDSGAFWSQMQGGVDVWRDVGNGVIKSIVFGFAVTFIALFQGYEAKPTPEGVSRATTKTVVYASLAVLGLDFLLTALMFS, from the coding sequence ATGATCAGCGCGATCGGACGTTCGGTGATCGGCGGCCTGAGCGGCGCGGGCTACGCGGCGCGGATGTTCGCGCGCCTTGTGCTCGAATTTTTCCCGCTGCTGCGCCGGCCGCGCCTTGTCACGAAGCAGATCCATTTCGTCGGCAACTATTCGCTGGTGATCATCGCGGTGTCGGGGCTGTTCGTCGGCTTCGTGCTCGGGCTGCAGGGCTACTACACGCTGAACCGCTACGGCTCCGAGCAGGCGCTCGGGCTGCTGGTCGCGCTGTCGCTGGTGCGCGAACTGGGGCCGGTCGTCACGGCGCTGCTGTTCGCGGGCCGCGCGGGTACGTCGCTCACCGCCGAGATCGGTCTGATGAAGGCCGGCGAGCAACTGACCGCGATGGAAATGATGGCGGTCGATCCGTTGAAGGTCGTCGTCGCGCCGCGCCTGTGGGCCGGCATCATCGCGATGCCGGTGCTGGCGGCGATTTTCAGCGCGGTCGGTGTGATCGGCGGCTATGTGGTCGGCGTGCTGATGATCGGCGTCGACTCGGGTGCGTTCTGGTCGCAGATGCAGGGCGGCGTCGATGTGTGGCGCGACGTCGGCAACGGTGTGATCAAAAGCATCGTGTTCGGTTTCGCGGTAACGTTCATTGCGCTGTTCCAGGGCTACGAAGCGAAGCCGACCCCGGAAGGCGTATCGCGGGCGACGACGAAGACTGTCGTGTATGCGTCGCTCGCCGTGCTCGGTCTGGACTTCCTCCTGACCGCGCTGATGTTCAGCTAA
- the mlaD gene encoding outer membrane lipid asymmetry maintenance protein MlaD, whose protein sequence is MKKTALDFWVGLFVVLGFVALLFLALKAGNMSSLSFQATYPVKLKFDNIGGLKPRAPVKSAGVTVGRVESIGFDSNAYQAVVTIDIDKQYQFPKDSSAKILTSGLLGEQYIGLEPGGDTEMLKAGDTIAMTQSAIVLENLIGQFLYSKAADSGAAKTPAPAPGAVAPAQPASGAAAGQ, encoded by the coding sequence ATGAAAAAGACTGCTCTCGACTTCTGGGTCGGCCTGTTCGTGGTGCTGGGCTTCGTCGCGCTGCTGTTCCTGGCGCTGAAGGCCGGCAACATGAGTTCGCTGTCGTTTCAGGCCACGTACCCCGTGAAGCTGAAGTTCGACAACATCGGCGGGTTGAAGCCGCGCGCGCCGGTGAAGAGCGCGGGCGTGACGGTCGGCCGCGTGGAGTCGATCGGCTTTGACAGCAACGCGTATCAGGCGGTCGTCACGATCGATATCGACAAGCAGTACCAGTTTCCGAAGGACTCGTCGGCGAAGATCCTGACGTCCGGGCTGCTCGGCGAGCAGTACATCGGCCTCGAGCCGGGCGGCGACACCGAAATGCTGAAAGCGGGCGACACCATTGCAATGACGCAGTCCGCGATCGTCTTAGAAAATCTGATCGGACAATTCCTGTACAGCAAGGCGGCGGATTCGGGCGCCGCCAAAACCCCCGCGCCCGCGCCTGGCGCTGTTGCACCGGCGCAGCCCGCCTCAGGCGCGGCCGCCGGCCAATAA
- a CDS encoding VacJ family lipoprotein, which produces MKTLRVRNAALVLAVATLAACSTVQTPIKEDPLEGFNRTVFKLNDTVDEYALKPVAKGYVFITPQPVRDSVTNFFSNIGDVYTAANNLLQLKITDGVEDIMRVVINTIFGVGGLFDVATLAKLPKHNNDFGLTLGHYGVPAGPYLVLPLFGPSTVRDTVGLIGNYYISPLSYVDPAWLSWSLYFLNVVNTRANLLGAGDVLNGAALDKYSFVRNAYLQRRKYQLTDGSSAAGLPDYGDGAPPPKYEDVDDAAAAGTAGTAGAAAGASATAAPAAAASGAAAPTSASGAEAPNPASNTNVPAGDMVPPARFGYPSLKLR; this is translated from the coding sequence ATGAAGACGTTGCGCGTCCGCAATGCGGCACTCGTGCTCGCGGTGGCGACGCTCGCCGCCTGCTCGACCGTCCAGACGCCGATCAAGGAAGATCCGCTCGAAGGCTTCAACCGCACGGTCTTCAAGTTGAACGACACGGTCGACGAATACGCACTGAAGCCGGTCGCGAAGGGTTACGTGTTCATTACGCCGCAGCCGGTACGCGACAGCGTGACGAACTTCTTCTCGAACATCGGCGACGTCTACACCGCAGCGAACAACCTGCTGCAGTTGAAGATCACCGACGGCGTCGAAGACATCATGCGGGTCGTGATCAACACGATCTTCGGTGTCGGCGGTCTGTTCGACGTCGCGACGCTCGCGAAGCTGCCGAAGCACAACAACGACTTCGGTCTGACGCTCGGTCACTACGGCGTGCCGGCCGGTCCGTACCTCGTGCTGCCGCTGTTCGGCCCGAGCACGGTGCGCGACACGGTGGGCCTCATCGGCAACTACTACATCAGCCCGTTGAGCTACGTCGATCCGGCGTGGCTGAGCTGGTCGCTGTACTTCCTGAACGTCGTCAACACGCGGGCGAATCTGCTCGGTGCAGGCGACGTGCTGAACGGCGCCGCGCTCGACAAGTATTCGTTCGTGCGTAACGCCTACCTGCAGCGCCGCAAGTATCAATTGACCGACGGTTCGAGCGCGGCGGGTCTGCCGGATTACGGCGACGGCGCGCCGCCGCCGAAGTATGAAGATGTCGACGACGCTGCGGCGGCAGGCACGGCAGGCACGGCAGGTGCGGCGGCGGGTGCATCGGCAACGGCGGCGCCTGCAGCGGCTGCGTCCGGCGCGGCGGCTCCGACGTCCGCATCGGGCGCCGAAGCTCCGAACCCCGCGTCGAACACGAATGTGCCGGCCGGCGACATGGTGCCGCCGGCGCGTTTCGGGTATCCGTCGCTGAAGCTGCGTTGA
- a CDS encoding MlaC/ttg2D family ABC transporter substrate-binding protein, whose protein sequence is MKKLLLIPLFAAFLSFAGIASAQTVDSNSPDGLVKTVTQQVIDTIRSDKSIQHGDINAVTKLVNEKILPYTDFRRTTQLAMGRNWRTATPEQQSQVVEQFKMLLIRTYSGALAQVKDQQIQWRPFRSNPDDTDVVVRSVVMNNGSPIELDYRLYKTPQGWRVYDINVLGAWLIQAYQQQFNEQIQQHGVDGLIQFLTQRNQQLAAGKQS, encoded by the coding sequence ATGAAAAAACTCCTACTTATTCCGCTGTTCGCTGCGTTTCTCTCGTTTGCCGGCATCGCGTCCGCGCAAACCGTCGACAGCAACTCGCCTGATGGCCTCGTCAAGACGGTGACCCAGCAGGTCATCGACACCATCCGCAGCGACAAGTCGATCCAGCACGGCGACATCAACGCCGTGACGAAGCTCGTCAACGAAAAGATCCTGCCGTACACGGATTTCCGCCGCACGACGCAGCTCGCGATGGGCCGCAACTGGCGCACCGCGACGCCGGAGCAGCAGTCGCAGGTGGTCGAGCAGTTCAAGATGCTGCTGATCCGTACGTACTCGGGCGCGCTCGCGCAGGTGAAGGACCAGCAGATCCAGTGGCGTCCGTTCCGTTCGAATCCGGACGACACCGACGTCGTGGTCCGCTCGGTCGTGATGAACAACGGCTCGCCGATCGAACTCGACTACCGTCTGTACAAGACGCCGCAAGGCTGGCGCGTGTACGACATCAACGTGCTCGGCGCGTGGCTGATCCAGGCGTACCAGCAGCAGTTCAACGAGCAGATCCAGCAGCACGGCGTCGACGGGCTGATCCAGTTCCTCACGCAGCGCAACCAGCAGCTGGCTGCGGGCAAGCAGTCGTGA
- a CDS encoding STAS domain-containing protein, whose amino-acid sequence MSTFETGATLTHASAKAALAAGLDRIAGGATGVDCAPLTQFDSSALAVLLAWQRAAQKRGAALAIVNLPAGLASLAQAYGVDTLLSSRH is encoded by the coding sequence GTGAGCACCTTCGAAACCGGCGCCACGCTGACCCACGCGAGCGCGAAAGCCGCGCTCGCGGCGGGTCTCGATCGGATCGCGGGCGGCGCCACCGGCGTCGACTGCGCACCGCTCACGCAGTTCGATTCGTCCGCGCTCGCCGTGCTGCTCGCATGGCAGCGCGCCGCGCAGAAGCGCGGCGCCGCACTCGCTATCGTCAATCTTCCGGCCGGACTCGCCAGTCTCGCCCAGGCCTACGGCGTCGACACGCTGCTGTCGTCGCGACATTGA
- a CDS encoding ABC transporter ATP-binding protein → MPAIDIRNVKKRYKDLQALKGVSLAIEEGEFFGLLGPNGAGKTTLISILAGLARADEGSIAVRGHDVVADFRDARRALGVVPQELVFDPFFTVRETLRIQSGYFGLRRNDAWIDEVMANLDLTDKADVNMRALSGGMKRRVLVAQALVHRPPVIVLDEPTAGVDVELRQTLWKFISRLNREGHTIVLTTHYLEEAESLCDRIAMLRRGEVVALDRTSALLQRFAGTQLYLRFSQGVLPAELRSLAVDPTQTQAPQQLLRLASYDDVERILAQCRAAGCTFEEIEIRKADLEDVFVQVMNGPEVIEGLA, encoded by the coding sequence ATGCCAGCGATAGATATTCGTAACGTCAAAAAGCGCTACAAGGATTTGCAGGCGCTCAAGGGCGTCAGCCTCGCCATCGAAGAAGGCGAGTTCTTCGGGTTGCTCGGCCCGAACGGCGCCGGCAAGACGACGCTGATCAGCATCCTCGCAGGACTCGCGCGCGCCGATGAAGGCTCGATCGCCGTGCGCGGCCACGACGTCGTCGCGGATTTTCGCGATGCGCGCCGCGCGCTCGGCGTCGTGCCGCAGGAACTCGTGTTCGATCCGTTCTTCACCGTGCGCGAGACGCTGCGCATCCAGTCCGGCTATTTCGGTCTGCGCCGCAACGACGCGTGGATCGACGAGGTGATGGCGAATCTCGATCTCACCGATAAAGCCGACGTGAACATGCGCGCGCTGTCGGGCGGGATGAAGCGTCGCGTGCTGGTCGCGCAGGCGCTCGTGCACCGGCCGCCGGTGATCGTGCTCGACGAACCCACCGCGGGTGTCGATGTCGAGCTGCGCCAGACGCTGTGGAAATTCATTTCGCGGCTGAACCGCGAAGGTCACACGATCGTGCTGACCACCCACTACCTCGAAGAAGCCGAGTCGCTGTGCGATCGCATCGCGATGCTTCGTCGTGGCGAAGTGGTCGCGCTCGATCGCACGTCGGCGCTGCTGCAGCGCTTCGCGGGCACGCAGCTGTATCTGCGCTTTTCTCAAGGCGTGCTGCCCGCCGAACTGCGTTCGCTCGCGGTCGATCCGACCCAGACACAAGCGCCTCAGCAACTGCTGCGGCTCGCCAGTTACGACGACGTCGAGCGGATTCTTGCGCAATGTCGCGCGGCCGGTTGTACATTCGAAGAAATCGAAATCCGCAAGGCGGATCTCGAGGACGTGTTCGTTCAGGTGATGAACGGGCCGGAAGTGATCGAGGGGCTTGCATGA